A genomic window from Salvia splendens isolate huo1 chromosome 11, SspV2, whole genome shotgun sequence includes:
- the LOC121756193 gene encoding ABSCISIC ACID-INSENSITIVE 5-like protein 7, whose amino-acid sequence MGSYMNFNNFGDNVQQDGSGGKSAGSYPLARQSSVYSLTFEEFQNTLGGSGKEFGSMNMEDLLKSIWTAEESQVLASCTDGGNGSVPGGNLQRQGSLTLPRTLSQKTVDEVWKDCLKESVAPKSASGSGGPNMGPRQPTLGEMTLEEFLALAGVVREDAQPPGKVNGTGFYGGLPPSSGNNSTLNIGFQQPPLSQGLLGNQFTEQNNIVLNSPTLGINMSVVTSSQQQPQPQLQPLFPKQTTLAFSSPTQLRTNAQLPSSGTKGAVVEMKNGLSNTRIPGGALVLGGLSNGAVVGTGSPGNNLYADGIVKNSSGTPSSASPSPSPYNFGEARAGRRSSASLEKVVERRRRRMIKNRESAARSRARKQAYTLELEAEVASLRELNSELRRSQEEYMEMQKNQILDTMDKSWGGKKKCLRRTLTGPW is encoded by the exons ATGGGGTCCTACATGAACTTCAATAACTTCGGAGACAATGTGCAACAAGATGGCAGTGGTGGGAAATCGGCTGGTAGTTATCCCTTGGCTCGGCAGTCTTCTGTGTATTCTCTAACGTTTGAAGAGTTTCAGAATACTTTGGGTGGATCTGGAAAGGAGTTTGGATCCATGAATATGGAGGACCTTCTAAAGAGCATTTGGACAGCTGAAGAGAGCCAGGTTCTGGCATCTTGCACTGATGGAGGAAATGGAAGTGTGCCTGGTGGGAATTTGCAGAGGCAGGGCTCTTTGACGTTGCCGAGGACGCTTAGCCAGAAAACTGTTGATGAAGTGTGGAAGGATTGCTTAAAAGAATCTGTTGCTCCGAAATCTGCAAGTGGTAGTGGTGGTCCAAATATGGGGCCGAGGCAGCCCACTTTGGGTGAGATGACACTGGAAGAGTTTCTGGCTCTAGCTGGTGTGGTTAGAGAAGATGCCCAACCTCCTGGGAAGGTAAATGGCACTGGTTTCTATGGTGGTTTACCTCCATCAAGTGGCAATAATTCTACTCTCAATATAGGGTTTCAACAGCCACCCTTGAGTCAGGGTTTGTTGGGCAACCAGTTCACAGAGCAGAACAATATCGTTCTTAATTCACCTACTTTAGGAATCAATATGAGCGTTGTAACATCTTCGCAGCAGCAACCCCAGCCACAGTTACAGCCTCTATTTCCGAAGCAAACAACCTTAGCCTTCTCCTCGCCTACACAACTGAGAACCAATGCTCAGCTGCCTAGCTCAGGAACAAAAGGTGCGGTGGTGGAGATGAAGAATGGTTTGAGTAACACACGTATTCCTGGTGGAGCACTCGTCTTGGGTGGATTAAGCAATGGGGCAGTAGTTGGAACAGGGTCTCCTGGGAATAATTTATATGCGGATGGTATTGTTAAGAATAGTTCAGGCACGCCATCTTCTGCATCCCCTTCACCTTCACCTTATAACTTTGGGGAAGCTAGGGCAGGCAGGAGATCCTCTGCCTCTTTGGAGAAAGTGGTCGAAAGAAGGCGGAGGAGAATGATAAAAAACAGAGAGTCTGCTGCCAGGTCCCGAGCTAGAAAGCAG GCCTATACTCTGGAACTGGAAGCAGAAGTTGCAAGCCTTAGAGAATTAAACAGTGAGCTGCGGAGAAGTCAG GAAGAATATATGGAGATGCAGAAAAATCAG ATCTTGGACACGATGGATAAGTCGTGGGGCGGAAAAAAGAAATGCTTGAGGAGGACACTCACCGGACCTTGGTAG
- the LOC121753897 gene encoding methylcrotonoyl-CoA carboxylase beta chain, mitochondrial-like produces the protein MLRNLARRIQLPASSRSISRRRRQNLPLCPSRYFCSNVLPDTLDRTSDSYARNSEAMEGLISQLHSHIQQVMNGGGSEAVKRNRSRNKLLPRDRIDSLIDPGSSFLELSQLAGHELYDDPLPSGGIITGFGPVHGRLCMFVANDPTVKGGTYFPITVKKHLRAQEIAAQCRLPCMYLVDSGGAFLPKQAEIFPDKENFGRIFYNQSLMSADGIPQIALVLGSCTAGGAYIPAMADESVMVKGNGTIFLAGPPLVKAATGEEVSAEDLGGASLHCRTSGVSDYFAQDEHHALAIGRNIVKNLHMAGNMGTQHQRISDFKEPLYDEAELRAIAPTDLKQSFDIRSVISRIVDGSEFDEFKKLYGTTLVTGFARICGQPVGIIGNNGILFNESAVKGAHFIELCTQRNIPLIFLQNITGFMVGSKSEANGIAKSGAKMVMAVSCAKVPKITVVVGGSFGAGNYAMCGRAYSPDFMFFWPNARISVMGGAQAAGVLAQIEGGSRKKTGNPWNKEEEEKFKAGVVEAYDREGSAYYSTARLWDDGIIDPADTRKVLGLCLDAAMTNRKPESTKYGVFRM, from the exons ATGCTACGAAACTTAGCTAGAAGGATTCAGTTACCGGCTTCGAGCCGATCAATTTCACGGCGTCGTCGTCAGAATTTACCCCTCTGCCCGTCACGATACTTTTGCTCTAATGTACTGCCCGATACGCTTGACCGGACCTCCGACTCCTATGCCCGCAACTCTGAAGCCATGGAAGGCCTAATTTCTCAACTACACTCTCATATTCAGCAG GTGATGAATGGCGGAGGATCGGAGGCTGTGAAGCGGAACAGAAGTAGGAATAAGCTTCTTCCTAGGGATAGAATTGATAGTTTGATTGATCCTGGTTCTTCGTTCCTTGAGCTATCTCAG CTTGCCGGCCATGAGTTATATGATGATCCATTACCATCCGGTGGAATAATTACCGGTTTTGGTCCGGTGCATGGGAGGCTCTGTATGTTTGTTGCCAACGACCCCACTGTAAAAGGTGGGACATACTTTCCCATCACTGTCAAGAAACATCTTAGGGCACAAGAGATTGCTGCTCAGTGCAGATTACCCTGTATGTATCTTGTGGATAGTGGAGGTGCTTTCCTTCCGAAGCAGGCTGAGATCTTTCCAGACAAAGAAAATTTTGGTCGAATCTTCTATAATCAATCTCTCATGTCGGCTGATGGCATCCCTCAGATTGCATTAGTACTTGGCTCTTGCACAGCTGGTGGGGCTTACATTCCTGCTATGGCTGATGAAAGTGTAATGGTGAAAGGGAATGGAACAATATTTCTTGCTGGACCTCCACTTGTAAAG GCTGCTACTGGGGAGGAAGTTTCTGCTGAAGATTTGGGGGGTGCATCATTGCATTGCAGGACATCAGGTGTTTCAGACTATTTTGCTCAAG ACGAACATCATGCACTGGCTATTGGCAGAAATATAGTTAAAAATCTGCATATGGCTGGCAATATGGGTACACAGCACCAAAGAATATCTGATTTCAAGGAGCCTCTGTATGATGAAGCTGAACTCCGTGCCATTGCACCGACCGATCTTAAGCAGTCATTTGACATCCGATCAGTTATTTCACGTATTGTTGATGGTAGTGAATTTGATGAATTCAAGAAATTGTATGGAACT ACACTTGTGACAGGCTTTGCAAGAATATGTGGCCAACCTGTTGGCATTATTGGGAATAATGGAATTCTGTTCAATGAATCTGCGGTGAAAGGAGCTCATTTTATTGAATTATGTACTCAACGAAACATCCCATTGATCTTTCTTCAGAACATTACTGGATTTATG GTTGGCTCTAAATCCGAGGCCAATGGCATAGCAAAATCTGGAGCTAAAATGGTGATGGCAGTATCATGTGCAAAG GTTCCAAAGATAACAGTGGTTGTTGGTGGAAGCTTCGGAGCTGGAAACTATGCAATGTGTGGACGAGCATACAGCCCTGATTTTATGTTCTTTTGGCCAAATGCTAGAATATCAGTGATGGGTGGAGCTCAG GCTGCTGGCGTGCTGGCTCAGATAGAAGGGGGCAGCCGGAAAAAGACTGGAAACCCG TGGAAcaaggaagaggaggagaagtTCAAGGCAGGAGTGGTGGAGGCATACGACCGAGAGGGTAGTGCATATTACTCGACAGCAAGGCTTTGGGATGACGGCATCATCGACCCAGCTGATACAAGGAAAGTGTTGGGTCTCTGCCTCGATGCTGCGATGACAAACCGCAAGCCTGAGAGCACCAAATATGGCGTCTTTAGAATGTAA